From a region of the Thiorhodovibrio winogradskyi genome:
- a CDS encoding methyl-accepting chemotaxis protein codes for MLNRHSIGFRIAFWSGVAMVILGLVITGYAVMRMQQMADVQRESGLRAARDLARNVASSEAASIKAALEVPLNAARTLAQAFVSAARPDDEKLTAADWERLRKRFRRMEMAADLAESLIAPYLAAERDGSMTREQAQAEALRVIGTLRYDNGNYLWVQDRTKPIPRMLMHPIATELDGQILDSPKYENAMGRDQNLFVALEQQVADEGEGYVHYRWPLPGSSEPKPKLSYGRRIADWDWIIGSGLWADRVAFYSRDDINQILKAVLQENPDFVSVYTAWEPDAFDRQDAKQANTPGTDASGRFISNWTRDAEGALVLEALADHEQPGAGDYYQLPKSSGREAIINPRLAEVRGRKLMTTSLVAPVMFDGLFRGIAGIDYPLADLQAQVERVAQGLFDGESSVAVIANDGTLIASSAHPEFVGRNVAELHDEGDKVRQAIERGESMQVQSVSAAGNEEIFTLAPIDFGHTGMPWAVQIKVPVAKALTLAEAAAAQTRKSATFMVLVSVIAVLIAMMGMSWLARTIVRRVRAATETMREIADGEGDLTQNLPETGRDELADLATAFNRFQRRVRDLVAEAMTASERVAAAAEQLTATSGATSDQIGRQQSESDQVATAMNEMTATVAEVARNAADAAEAARAADQETQQGQSVMSEAAKLIQTTAEQIQTTAAAVGRLSQDAENIGQVLDVIRGIADQTNLLALNAAIEAARAGDQGRGFAVVAGEVRTLASRTQDSTTEIQTMIERLQDGSSQAVRAMEQASTRVDKNAEMAESARQALTSIAEAVTRIRDMNMQIASATEEQSAVAEEVDRNLVNGAQAMEQIANGSSQINNAAVELAQLAADQLQRVGRFKV; via the coding sequence ATGTTGAATCGCCATTCCATCGGATTTCGCATCGCTTTCTGGTCCGGCGTTGCCATGGTGATTCTGGGCCTGGTCATCACTGGCTACGCGGTCATGCGCATGCAGCAGATGGCCGACGTCCAGCGCGAATCCGGCCTGCGGGCGGCGCGCGATCTAGCGCGCAATGTCGCGAGCAGCGAGGCCGCGAGCATCAAGGCGGCGCTGGAGGTGCCACTCAATGCCGCGCGCACCCTGGCCCAGGCCTTCGTCTCCGCCGCGCGTCCGGATGACGAAAAGCTTACCGCCGCCGATTGGGAGCGCCTGCGCAAGCGCTTCCGCCGGATGGAAATGGCCGCCGATCTGGCCGAATCGCTGATCGCGCCCTATCTCGCCGCCGAGCGCGATGGCAGCATGACGCGTGAGCAGGCACAGGCCGAGGCGCTGCGGGTGATCGGTACCCTGCGCTATGACAATGGCAATTATCTCTGGGTGCAGGACAGAACCAAGCCAATTCCGCGCATGCTGATGCATCCCATCGCCACCGAGCTGGATGGGCAAATTCTCGACAGCCCCAAATACGAAAATGCCATGGGCCGCGACCAGAATCTGTTCGTCGCGCTTGAACAGCAGGTCGCCGACGAAGGCGAGGGCTATGTGCATTATCGCTGGCCGCTGCCCGGCAGCAGCGAGCCCAAGCCCAAGCTCTCCTACGGGCGGCGGATTGCGGATTGGGACTGGATCATCGGCTCCGGACTCTGGGCTGATCGCGTCGCTTTCTACTCGCGCGATGACATCAACCAAATCCTCAAGGCCGTGCTGCAGGAGAACCCGGATTTCGTCAGCGTCTATACCGCCTGGGAGCCGGATGCCTTCGACCGCCAGGATGCCAAACAGGCCAACACCCCAGGCACGGATGCCAGTGGGCGCTTCATTTCGAACTGGACCCGTGATGCCGAGGGCGCCCTGGTACTCGAGGCCCTGGCCGATCATGAGCAGCCGGGCGCTGGCGACTATTATCAGCTTCCGAAGAGCAGCGGGCGCGAGGCCATTATCAACCCGCGCCTCGCCGAGGTGCGTGGGCGCAAGCTGATGACCACCTCCCTGGTTGCACCGGTGATGTTTGACGGCCTGTTTCGCGGCATCGCCGGCATTGACTACCCCCTCGCTGACTTGCAGGCCCAGGTCGAGCGTGTCGCGCAAGGATTGTTTGATGGCGAGTCGAGTGTGGCGGTGATCGCGAACGATGGCACCCTGATCGCGAGCAGCGCACATCCTGAGTTCGTTGGTCGCAATGTCGCCGAGCTGCACGATGAAGGCGACAAGGTGCGCCAGGCCATTGAGCGTGGTGAGAGCATGCAGGTGCAATCCGTCTCTGCCGCCGGCAATGAGGAAATCTTCACCCTGGCGCCCATTGATTTTGGCCACACCGGTATGCCATGGGCGGTGCAGATCAAGGTGCCGGTGGCCAAGGCGCTGACCCTGGCCGAGGCGGCGGCGGCCCAGACCAGAAAATCGGCGACCTTTATGGTGCTGGTGTCCGTCATCGCCGTTCTCATCGCGATGATGGGCATGTCCTGGCTGGCACGGACCATTGTGCGTCGGGTGCGCGCGGCGACCGAGACCATGCGCGAGATTGCCGATGGCGAGGGTGACCTGACCCAAAATCTGCCCGAGACCGGACGCGATGAACTGGCGGATTTGGCCACGGCTTTCAACCGTTTCCAGCGTCGTGTTCGCGATTTGGTGGCCGAGGCGATGACCGCCAGCGAGCGGGTAGCCGCCGCGGCCGAGCAGCTGACCGCAACCAGCGGCGCCACCAGCGACCAGATCGGGCGCCAGCAGTCGGAATCCGATCAGGTCGCCACGGCCATGAACGAAATGACCGCCACGGTCGCCGAGGTGGCCCGGAATGCCGCCGATGCCGCCGAGGCGGCACGCGCGGCGGATCAGGAAACCCAGCAGGGCCAGAGTGTCATGAGTGAGGCCGCCAAACTCATCCAGACCACCGCCGAGCAGATTCAAACCACGGCCGCGGCAGTCGGGCGCTTGTCGCAGGATGCCGAGAACATCGGTCAGGTTTTGGATGTGATTCGCGGCATTGCCGATCAGACCAACCTGCTCGCGCTCAATGCCGCCATCGAGGCGGCGCGCGCCGGCGATCAGGGACGCGGCTTCGCGGTGGTGGCCGGCGAGGTGCGCACCCTGGCCAGTCGTACCCAGGACTCCACCACAGAGATCCAGACCATGATTGAGCGCCTGCAGGACGGCAGCAGCCAGGCCGTCCGCGCCATGGAGCAGGCGAGTACGCGGGTGGACAAGAATGCCGAGATGGCCGAGAGTGCGCGTCAAGCACTGACCAGTATCGCCGAGGCAGTGACCCGCATCCGCGATATGAACATGCAGATCGCCAGTGCCACCGAGGAACAAAGTGCCGTGGCCGAGGAAGTGGACCGTAATCTGGTCAATGGCGCCCAGGCCATGGAACAGATCGCCAACGGCTCCAGCCAGATCAACAATGCCGCGGTCGAACTGGCGCAGCTCGCGGCCGATCAGCTGCAGCGTGTCGGGCGGTTTAAGGTGTGA
- a CDS encoding N-acetylmuramoyl-L-alanine amidase produces METIRLIAVLLITLLTLTSSALAGVEILGARLSSQEEMTRLVFDTSGPVVEHNIFSLDSPDRLVLDLAGTGLGGELRQPDAGNPLLTRIRSGERAGKSTRIVLDLKRKVRVKSFCLQPDGRYGHRLVVDLTPKPQQEARQEALSAAARDLSGHPSVQQRSFKARDVVIAIDAGHGGKDPGAIGVLGTREKDVTLSIARKLAHLVDQQAGMRAALIRDSDRFVILRDRIRIARKHRADLFVSIHADAFHDRKVRGSSVFTLSELGASSEAAQWLAARENEVDLLAGIDLGKSNEEVAGVLMNMTQNMTMEHSLLAAKPVLEELGQLGKMHQSRIQSAGFAVLKAPDIPSMLVETAFISNPQEEKRLRDPAFQQRVAEAILNGVKRYFAANPLPQTLFAMQNSSGARSVRHVIEHGDTLLDIARDYQVSLPSLRSLNQLRDDRIRVGQVLRIPES; encoded by the coding sequence ATGGAAACTATCCGTCTCATCGCCGTCTTGCTCATCACTCTGCTGACCTTGACCTCAAGCGCCCTCGCTGGGGTCGAGATTCTGGGTGCGCGTCTATCCAGCCAGGAAGAGATGACCCGTTTAGTGTTCGATACCTCCGGACCGGTGGTCGAGCACAATATCTTCTCGCTCGACTCTCCGGATCGTCTGGTGCTCGACCTGGCGGGCACTGGCCTTGGTGGCGAGTTGCGCCAGCCTGACGCGGGCAATCCACTGCTGACTCGCATCCGCAGCGGCGAGCGTGCCGGCAAGAGCACCAGAATTGTTCTCGACCTCAAGCGCAAGGTGCGGGTCAAAAGCTTCTGTCTGCAACCAGACGGACGTTATGGGCATCGATTGGTGGTCGATCTCACCCCCAAGCCACAGCAAGAAGCCCGCCAGGAGGCGTTGTCAGCGGCCGCGCGTGATCTATCCGGGCATCCCTCGGTGCAGCAGCGCTCATTTAAAGCGCGCGATGTGGTGATCGCCATCGATGCGGGTCACGGAGGCAAGGATCCTGGTGCCATTGGCGTCCTCGGTACTCGGGAGAAGGACGTGACCCTTTCCATTGCGCGGAAGCTCGCCCATCTGGTGGATCAGCAGGCCGGGATGCGCGCGGCCCTGATCCGCGACAGCGACCGCTTTGTGATTTTGCGTGATCGCATTCGCATTGCCCGCAAGCATCGTGCGGATCTGTTCGTTTCCATTCATGCGGATGCCTTTCATGATCGAAAGGTACGCGGCTCTTCGGTCTTTACTTTGTCCGAGCTTGGCGCGAGTAGTGAGGCCGCGCAATGGCTGGCCGCGCGTGAGAACGAAGTCGATCTGCTCGCCGGCATCGACCTTGGCAAGAGCAATGAAGAAGTCGCCGGCGTGCTGATGAACATGACTCAAAACATGACCATGGAGCATAGTTTGCTGGCGGCCAAGCCGGTGTTGGAGGAACTGGGGCAACTCGGCAAAATGCATCAAAGTCGCATTCAGTCCGCCGGCTTTGCGGTCCTGAAAGCGCCGGATATTCCATCCATGCTGGTGGAAACAGCTTTTATTTCCAATCCCCAGGAAGAAAAGCGCCTGCGCGATCCGGCCTTTCAGCAGCGGGTCGCGGAAGCCATTTTGAACGGTGTCAAGCGCTACTTCGCGGCCAATCCACTGCCGCAAACACTGTTTGCGATGCAAAACAGCAGCGGTGCCCGCTCCGTCCGACATGTGATCGAGCATGGCGATACTCTGCTCGATATCGCCCGCGATTATCAGGTCAGCCTGCCATCGCTGCGTTCGCTCAACCAGCTTCGCGATGACCGCATCCGCGTCGGCCAAGTGTTGCGCATTCCTGAAAGTTGA
- the tsaE gene encoding tRNA (adenosine(37)-N6)-threonylcarbamoyltransferase complex ATPase subunit type 1 TsaE has translation MTEISIPDESAMLRLGQGLAPLLSPWLGTGLGKGLEKAMPAPKGALVFLHGELGAGKTTLVRGLLRAYGVEGAVRSPTYTLIEPYEIRIESTPRRIFHLDLYRLADPEELDYLGWQELLGDGGLLLIEWPERGAGVLPPPDFSLRIASRPPGRSVSFRGRGDWRQVAGEATRVLAPTNV, from the coding sequence ATGACAGAGATTTCCATCCCGGATGAGTCAGCCATGCTGCGCCTGGGTCAAGGCTTGGCGCCGCTGTTGTCGCCCTGGCTGGGGACGGGGCTGGGGAAGGGGCTGGAAAAGGCCATGCCGGCACCCAAGGGGGCGCTGGTGTTTCTGCACGGCGAGCTCGGAGCCGGCAAAACCACCCTGGTGCGTGGTTTGCTGCGCGCCTATGGTGTTGAGGGCGCGGTGCGCAGCCCGACCTATACCTTGATCGAGCCCTACGAAATCAGGATCGAATCAACGCCCAGGCGCATTTTTCATCTCGACCTCTATCGCTTGGCCGACCCCGAGGAGCTTGACTATCTTGGCTGGCAGGAGCTGCTCGGCGACGGCGGCCTGTTGTTGATCGAATGGCCCGAGCGCGGAGCCGGAGTGCTGCCACCACCGGATTTCAGCCTTCGCATCGCATCGCGGCCGCCGGGGCGCTCGGTGAGTTTTCGCGGTCGCGGCGATTGGCGGCAGGTCGCAGGCGAGGCGACGCGGGTGCTGGCGCCGACCAATGTCTAG
- a CDS encoding diguanylate cyclase, whose protein sequence is MPEKKPTVLIVDDQPSNIALLAALLKGDYRILTATSGHKALELAESKHPPDLILLDVIMPGMDGHEVCRRLKNQESTRGIPVIFVTGMNDDKDEEHGLNLGAADYISKPFNPAIVRARVRNQVNLKLRTDTLEQISWEDALTGIPNRRRFDQKLTEEWARATRHGQPLSLLMIDIDQFKPFNDHYGHGAGDECLRRVAQALVRVPNRPTDLVARYGGEEFAVILPDADATGAREFALRLLDAVRALKLKHAYSEVAPHVTLSIGGATQATASRMPDADALKKTADDALYHAKTSGRNQYSAHRLSH, encoded by the coding sequence ATGCCGGAGAAAAAGCCTACCGTCCTCATCGTCGATGACCAGCCGAGCAACATCGCGCTGCTCGCCGCGTTGTTGAAAGGCGACTACCGCATCCTGACCGCCACCAGTGGTCACAAGGCACTGGAGTTAGCCGAGAGCAAGCACCCCCCGGATCTTATCCTGCTGGATGTAATCATGCCCGGGATGGATGGCCATGAAGTCTGCCGCCGCCTCAAGAACCAGGAATCCACCCGCGGCATTCCAGTGATTTTCGTCACCGGCATGAACGACGACAAGGACGAGGAGCACGGCCTCAACCTGGGCGCGGCAGATTACATCTCCAAACCCTTCAACCCAGCCATTGTGCGAGCGCGGGTGCGCAACCAGGTCAACCTCAAGCTGCGCACCGACACACTGGAACAAATCTCATGGGAAGACGCCCTGACCGGCATCCCCAATCGGCGTCGCTTTGATCAGAAACTCACCGAGGAATGGGCGCGCGCGACCCGTCACGGCCAACCGCTGTCCCTGCTGATGATCGACATCGATCAGTTCAAACCCTTCAACGACCACTATGGCCATGGCGCCGGAGACGAATGTCTCAGGCGCGTCGCCCAGGCCTTGGTCCGGGTACCCAATCGTCCCACCGACCTGGTGGCCCGTTATGGCGGCGAGGAATTCGCGGTGATTCTGCCGGACGCCGATGCCACCGGCGCGCGGGAGTTCGCCCTGCGCCTGCTTGATGCCGTGCGCGCGCTAAAGCTGAAACATGCTTACTCAGAGGTTGCCCCGCATGTGACCTTGAGCATCGGCGGCGCGACTCAGGCCACCGCCAGCCGCATGCCGGACGCCGATGCGCTGAAAAAGACGGCCGACGACGCGCTCTATCACGCCAAGACCAGCGGGCGAAATCAATACAGTGCACACCGCCTGTCTCATTAA
- a CDS encoding LrgB family protein, translated as MPPANALDTLWVYLATSPLLHLTLTLLAYLAADWLFRRSGRKALLNPVLLSILMLVTLLMATGTQYPTYFEGAQFIHFLLGPATVALAVPLYRHLDLIRRLWLPILIAIAAGALVAAGSAMLIANWLGASRQTLMSLAPKSVTTPVAMGIAEKTGGLPSLTAVLVVLTGVLGAVIGPAVLALVRVRDDRARGLALGLSSHGIGTARALQISALAGAFAALAMGLMALTSSFILPFVLRLVYNN; from the coding sequence ATGCCACCAGCAAACGCCCTCGATACCCTCTGGGTCTATCTCGCAACCAGCCCGTTGCTGCATCTGACGCTGACCCTGCTGGCCTATCTGGCGGCGGATTGGCTGTTTCGGCGCAGTGGACGCAAGGCGCTGCTCAACCCGGTGTTGCTGTCCATTCTCATGCTGGTGACACTCTTGATGGCGACTGGCACCCAATACCCGACCTATTTCGAAGGGGCGCAATTCATTCATTTTCTGCTCGGACCGGCCACCGTGGCTCTGGCCGTGCCGCTCTACCGGCACCTGGATCTGATCCGACGGCTGTGGCTCCCGATTCTGATCGCCATTGCCGCTGGCGCCTTGGTCGCGGCGGGCAGCGCCATGCTCATCGCCAACTGGCTGGGTGCTTCGCGACAAACACTGATGTCCCTGGCGCCCAAATCGGTCACCACGCCCGTGGCCATGGGTATTGCCGAGAAGACCGGCGGGCTGCCATCCCTGACCGCCGTGCTGGTGGTCTTGACCGGGGTGCTGGGCGCCGTGATTGGCCCGGCCGTTCTGGCGCTTGTTCGCGTGCGTGATGATCGCGCGCGCGGTCTGGCCCTGGGGCTGAGTTCGCACGGCATCGGCACCGCGCGGGCGCTGCAAATCAGCGCTCTGGCCGGGGCCTTCGCGGCGCTGGCCATGGGGCTGATGGCCCTGACCTCTAGCTTTATTCTGCCCTTTGTATTGCGATTAGTGTACAATAACTGA
- a CDS encoding response regulator — MFFPKLRSIATPSVITLPASANLAEVARTMGQHNIRSVVVSLNPGYRLILSSRLLAFQTQGVPLATPLVELDLPEPALCDPDETVLEGLNAIRNPAEHICLVGQSGELEGIVSYSDLAASLDPSMLAETQSLGELIQGMQPLTVDERPSVLRVMERMDQGQFTACIVLHEQRPVGILTQRDMVELISSSANLDQPVGACMTAPVKTLSRETTISDALRVCRQQHIKRVVVVDGAGCFSGLVSQRDLVSLYYNHWFNLLKQHQRELDQLNQQMQANYQALEAQEQRFRALFNHYPDATLLIDLADGATLEFNARAHQQLGYSAEEFARLRIGDYEAIETAEETAQHIQQIIDEGYDHFETRHRHKDGHLIDVSVTATLLDLGGRRCLLAVSRDISPFKQAEQALKDRDQRLQQLAAHSRTVTWSVDANGLYTDVSAVATSVWGYAPEELIGRKHFYELHPEEDRDAFKAAVFSGFARHETFVGLNNAVVHQQGQRLWMSTHAFPLIDAEGQLRGYQGSDLDITESIHAKQALEAEKERFEGIFEKTGSAVAIYQPIGAGEDFVFTGYNSAAERMDRKDRTEVIGRRLSECFPAAREMGLLDILRRVAQTGESEYIPIARYQAGDLQVWRENTIFKLSSGEVVAVYNDLTEIKQSQEAAERANRSKSQFLANMSHEIRTPMNAVIGLSDLLLHTPLDAKQRDYLGKIRDSSRMLLGIINDILDYSKIEAGKLELEAHSFRLEDLLDQMRTLFAAAADASGIELIFELDILHPRTLEGDALRLAQVLTNLLSNAIKFTDRGQVSLSIREQGLSDTGMELEFAVRDTGIGIALAQQERLFKAFTQADSSTTRKYGGTGLGLVISQRLVERMGSELRVTSTPSRGSTFSFTITLPVAAEDEVQPAAVITPGTRVLVVDDHEAARTVLRGILESQGASVEEADSGQAAIDAVARAEEAGRPFAFILMDWKMPGELDGIATLERLQALRDSRELSQDATPALIVSAYSQDDLAPHAARYRAFLNKPVTPRALLDAMHQALGSHDGSREAPLARALPCFRDSTVLLVEDNALNQEVACAIMEKTQVRIILAENGQEAVERVAEQDIDLILMDLQMPVMDGFEAARRIRTHHPDLPMVALSAAVMEEDRARAQAAGMNDHLAKPIDSQALIRTLSKWLCSGEVAPAPKPQLTNRLTPESTAPLSATPNDAILPTGLTAIDTTSGLKRFDGDRVLYLRTLHRLREQLDHEFSDLHAALTTPNDPSLARQLHTLKGLAAMVGANDLAARAQALEQPLRADDLARDADIQSFVAALAGVREQLGSLPRLAEPAARAAGDAGAPPAEIIASILRALTQGELIEDAPLAEIIHYFARQVDPEATQALQTHIEHFEHEAAIAQLRELATRAGLRLGGDD; from the coding sequence ATGTTCTTCCCCAAGCTGCGTAGCATCGCCACCCCCAGTGTCATCACCCTGCCGGCCAGCGCCAACCTAGCCGAGGTGGCGCGCACCATGGGCCAGCACAACATCCGCAGTGTCGTGGTCAGCCTCAATCCCGGCTACCGGCTGATCCTATCCAGCCGCCTGCTAGCCTTTCAGACTCAGGGGGTGCCGCTAGCGACGCCGCTCGTGGAACTCGACCTGCCGGAGCCAGCGCTATGCGATCCCGATGAAACAGTGCTTGAAGGGCTGAACGCCATTCGCAATCCGGCCGAGCACATCTGCCTGGTGGGCCAGTCCGGCGAGCTTGAGGGCATCGTCAGTTACAGCGACCTCGCCGCCAGCCTCGACCCCAGCATGCTCGCCGAGACCCAGAGCCTGGGCGAACTGATCCAGGGCATGCAGCCACTCACTGTAGACGAAAGACCCTCGGTGCTCAGGGTCATGGAACGCATGGACCAAGGCCAGTTCACCGCCTGCATTGTGCTGCACGAGCAACGCCCGGTCGGCATCCTCACCCAGCGCGACATGGTGGAGCTGATCAGCTCCAGTGCTAACCTCGACCAGCCGGTGGGCGCCTGCATGACAGCGCCGGTCAAGACGCTGAGCCGCGAAACCACCATTTCCGATGCCTTGCGTGTGTGCCGCCAGCAACACATCAAGCGCGTGGTGGTGGTTGATGGCGCGGGGTGCTTTAGCGGGCTGGTTAGCCAGCGCGATCTGGTCAGCCTCTACTACAACCACTGGTTCAACCTGCTCAAGCAGCATCAGCGCGAGCTTGACCAGCTCAACCAGCAGATGCAGGCTAACTACCAGGCGCTGGAGGCCCAGGAACAGCGTTTCCGCGCTCTGTTCAACCACTACCCGGACGCCACCCTGCTGATCGATCTTGCCGACGGCGCCACCCTGGAGTTCAACGCCCGGGCGCACCAACAGCTCGGTTACAGCGCCGAAGAATTCGCCCGCCTGCGCATTGGCGACTATGAGGCGATCGAAACCGCGGAGGAAACCGCCCAACACATCCAGCAAATTATCGACGAGGGTTACGATCACTTCGAGACCCGCCATCGTCACAAGGACGGTCATCTGATCGATGTCAGCGTCACCGCCACCCTCCTCGACTTGGGCGGTCGTCGCTGCCTGCTAGCGGTCAGTCGTGACATCTCGCCCTTTAAACAGGCCGAACAGGCACTCAAGGACCGCGACCAGCGCTTGCAGCAACTGGCCGCGCACAGCCGAACCGTGACCTGGTCCGTGGATGCCAATGGTCTGTATACCGACGTCAGCGCGGTCGCCACCAGCGTCTGGGGCTATGCGCCTGAGGAGCTGATCGGTCGCAAGCACTTCTATGAGCTGCATCCGGAGGAGGATCGCGACGCTTTCAAGGCCGCGGTCTTCTCCGGTTTCGCCCGCCATGAGACCTTTGTTGGACTCAACAATGCCGTTGTTCATCAGCAAGGGCAGCGACTGTGGATGTCGACCCACGCCTTTCCGCTGATCGACGCCGAGGGCCAGTTACGCGGCTACCAGGGCAGCGATCTCGATATCACCGAGTCCATCCATGCCAAGCAGGCGCTGGAGGCGGAGAAGGAACGCTTCGAGGGCATATTCGAGAAGACCGGCAGCGCCGTGGCCATTTACCAACCTATTGGCGCTGGGGAGGATTTTGTCTTCACCGGCTACAACAGCGCCGCCGAGCGCATGGATCGTAAGGATCGCACCGAGGTCATCGGCCGCCGCCTGAGCGAGTGTTTCCCCGCCGCTAGGGAGATGGGGCTGCTAGATATCCTGCGTCGCGTTGCCCAAACCGGGGAGAGCGAATACATCCCCATTGCGCGTTACCAAGCGGGAGATCTGCAAGTCTGGCGCGAGAACACCATCTTCAAGCTGTCCTCGGGCGAGGTGGTGGCGGTCTATAACGATCTGACCGAGATCAAACAATCGCAGGAAGCCGCCGAGCGCGCCAATCGCTCCAAGAGTCAGTTCCTTGCCAACATGAGCCACGAGATTCGCACCCCGATGAATGCGGTCATCGGGCTCAGCGACCTGCTGCTGCATACCCCGCTCGATGCCAAGCAGCGCGACTACCTGGGCAAGATTCGCGACTCCTCGCGCATGCTACTCGGCATCATCAACGACATTCTGGATTATTCAAAAATCGAGGCCGGCAAGCTGGAACTGGAAGCGCACAGCTTTCGCCTGGAGGATTTGCTCGATCAGATGCGCACCCTGTTCGCCGCCGCCGCTGATGCCAGCGGCATCGAACTCATCTTTGAGTTAGACATTCTCCATCCGCGCACTCTCGAAGGCGATGCCCTGCGCCTGGCCCAGGTGCTGACCAATCTGCTCAGCAACGCGATCAAGTTCACCGATCGTGGCCAGGTGAGTCTGTCCATTCGCGAGCAAGGCCTGAGCGATACCGGCATGGAACTGGAATTCGCCGTGCGCGATACCGGCATCGGCATCGCCCTCGCGCAACAAGAGCGCTTGTTCAAGGCCTTCACCCAGGCCGACAGTTCCACCACGCGCAAATATGGTGGCACTGGGCTCGGGCTAGTCATCAGCCAACGGCTGGTCGAACGCATGGGCAGCGAGTTGCGGGTAACCTCCACCCCAAGCCGGGGCAGCACTTTTTCCTTCACCATCACCCTGCCGGTGGCCGCCGAGGATGAGGTCCAACCCGCCGCCGTGATCACGCCCGGCACGCGCGTGCTAGTAGTGGACGACCACGAGGCCGCGCGCACCGTCCTGCGCGGCATTCTCGAATCCCAAGGCGCATCGGTCGAGGAAGCCGACAGCGGCCAGGCGGCGATCGACGCCGTGGCGCGCGCCGAAGAGGCCGGCCGCCCCTTCGCTTTCATCCTGATGGACTGGAAAATGCCAGGCGAACTCGACGGGATCGCCACCCTAGAGCGCTTGCAGGCCTTGCGCGACAGCCGCGAACTAAGCCAGGATGCCACGCCCGCGCTCATCGTCAGCGCCTACAGTCAAGATGATCTCGCGCCCCATGCCGCTCGCTACCGGGCATTTCTGAACAAACCGGTCACCCCACGCGCCCTACTCGATGCCATGCACCAGGCGCTTGGCAGCCATGACGGCAGTCGCGAAGCGCCGCTCGCCCGCGCCCTGCCCTGCTTTCGCGATTCAACCGTGTTGCTGGTGGAGGACAACGCCCTGAATCAGGAAGTGGCCTGCGCCATCATGGAAAAGACCCAGGTGCGCATCATTCTGGCGGAAAACGGCCAGGAAGCGGTGGAGCGTGTCGCCGAGCAAGATATCGATCTGATTCTGATGGACTTGCAGATGCCAGTCATGGATGGCTTCGAGGCCGCCCGACGGATTCGCACGCACCACCCCGACCTGCCCATGGTGGCGCTGTCCGCCGCCGTGATGGAAGAGGACCGCGCGCGCGCCCAGGCCGCCGGCATGAACGATCATCTCGCCAAACCCATCGACAGCCAGGCGTTAATCAGAACCTTAAGTAAATGGCTGTGCTCAGGCGAGGTTGCACCCGCTCCCAAGCCCCAGCTTACCAACCGGTTAACCCCCGAGTCCACCGCACCCCTTAGTGCAACCCCCAATGACGCCATCCTGCCCACTGGACTCACCGCTATTGACACGACCAGCGGGCTTAAGCGTTTTGACGGTGACCGGGTATTGTATCTGCGCACTCTTCATCGATTGAGAGAGCAACTCGATCACGAATTTTCGGACCTACACGCAGCCTTGACGACGCCCAATGATCCAAGTCTGGCGCGCCAGCTGCATACTCTCAAAGGACTGGCGGCCATGGTCGGCGCCAACGACCTAGCGGCACGCGCGCAAGCGCTGGAACAGCCATTGCGCGCCGATGACCTGGCGCGCGACGCCGACATCCAGTCTTTTGTCGCAGCGCTAGCAGGGGTCCGCGAGCAACTTGGCAGCCTACCACGGTTAGCTGAACCCGCAGCCCGGGCAGCGGGTGATGCGGGCGCGCCTCCCGCCGAAATCATTGCCAGCATCCTCCGCGCCCTGACCCAGGGGGAACTGATCGAGGATGCGCCCTTGGCCGAGATCATCCACTACTTTGCGCGCCAGGTCGATCCCGAAGCCACGCAAGCACTTCAGACGCACATAGAACACTTCGAGCATGAGGCCGCCATCGCCCAACTGCGCGAGCTGGCCACCCGCGCCGGGCTGCGTCTCGGCGGCGATGATTGA
- a CDS encoding CidA/LrgA family protein produces MMLNHHLGKDPGENQGKNQGDARIRRATKDPGQQEQGQIGRVIPMPLGFIALLLLCQLIGEVLVLLLALPVPGPVLGMLLLFVGLVLRGGVPAGLGQVADGLLAHLSLLFVPAGVGVMLHLAMLRAEWLAVTLALVLSTVLTLVTTGLLMSALIRWREGPREEGS; encoded by the coding sequence ATGATGCTGAATCATCACCTGGGCAAGGATCCGGGTGAGAACCAGGGCAAGAACCAAGGCGACGCGAGGATCCGTCGCGCTACCAAGGACCCTGGGCAGCAAGAACAAGGGCAGATCGGGCGCGTGATTCCCATGCCGCTCGGATTCATCGCCCTGCTGTTGCTATGTCAACTCATTGGCGAGGTCCTGGTGCTCTTGCTCGCCCTGCCAGTGCCTGGTCCGGTTCTCGGCATGCTGTTGCTCTTTGTCGGGCTGGTGTTGCGTGGCGGGGTGCCCGCGGGACTGGGACAGGTGGCCGATGGGCTGCTCGCGCACCTCTCCTTGCTCTTTGTGCCTGCTGGCGTGGGCGTTATGCTCCATCTGGCGATGCTGCGCGCGGAATGGCTGGCCGTCACCCTGGCGCTTGTCCTTAGCACGGTGCTCACCCTGGTGACGACTGGCCTGCTGATGTCCGCCTTGATCCGGTGGCGCGAGGGCCCTCGAGAGGAGGGCTCCTGA